A region of Panicum virgatum strain AP13 chromosome 8N, P.virgatum_v5, whole genome shotgun sequence DNA encodes the following proteins:
- the LOC120686925 gene encoding xylanase inhibitor protein 1-like, producing MPILRGRPSHSLIALLSVAMIRTLAGPAMAALENQTGQVSVFWGRHKDEGSLSEACDSGMYTAVIMSFLNVYGDGRHQLDLSGHHLAGIGDDIEHCQFVGVLVSLSIRGNYSLASNQSALVLSDNIWNSYLGVFRKGAHRPFGDAKFDSVDLFIEQGNPAKHYDVLARELAKHKIGDGNRKPIQLSATVHCAFMNHLITMGIYERIHVRFFDDDDAHSTNCNAYSEKVWDSWTAAYPSSRIFLGLPASPEAAKEGYLYPKSLYYGVLPVVQKAANYGGVMLCDRNFDARSNFSSYVKRWA from the coding sequence ATGCCGATCTTACGCGGGAGGCCATCCCACAGTCTGATCGCACTTCTCTCTGTTGCGATGATCCGCACCCTTGCTGGCCCGGCCATGGCAGCGCTGGAGAACCAGACCGGGCAGGTGTCCGTCTTCTGGGGCCGCCACAAGGACGAGGGCTCCCTCAGTGAGGCCTGCGACTCCGGTATGTACACCGCGGTGATCATGTCCTTCCTCAACGTCTACGGCGATGGAAGGCACCAGCTCGACCTGTCGGGCCACCATCTCGCTGGCATCGGAGACGACATCGAGCACTGCCAGTTTGTTGGCGTCCTGGTCTCCCTCTCCATCCGAGGTAACTACTCGCTCGCAAGTAACCAGTCCGCGCTGGTCCTGTCCGACAACATCTGGAACTCCTACCTCGGCGTCTTCCGGAAGGGCGCGCACCGGCCCTTCGGCGACGCCAAGTTCGACAGCGTCGATCTTTTCATCGAGCAAGGAAACCCGGCGAAGCACTACGACGTGCTTGCCAGGGAGCTCGCCAAGCACAAGATCGGCGACGGGAACAGGAAGCCAATCCAACTCTCGGCGACAGTGCACTGTGCCTTCATGAACCACCTCATCACCATGGGGATCTACGAGCGCATCCACGTCCGGTTCTTCGACGACGACGATGCCCACAGTACTAACTGCAATGCATACAGCGAGAAGGTATGGGACAGCTGGACGGCCGCGTACCCGTCCAGCAGGATCTTCCTTGGTCTGCCTGCATCGCCCGAGGCGGCCAAGGAAGGCTACCTGTACCCGAAAAGCCTCTACTACGGCGTGCTCCCGGTGGTGCAGAAGGCGGCCAACTACGGCGGCGTCATGCTCTGCGATCGAAACTTCGACGCACGCAGCAACTTCAGCAGCTATGTCAAAAGGTGGGCTTGA